The Streptomyces nigra genome includes the window CGTCGAAGACGTCGGCCCAGCGCGGGTCCTCCACGACGGCCTTGCAGGACTTGGCGAACGCGGCCGCGTTCTGGGCCGCCTGGCCGAAGCCGCCGGAGTAGGTCCAGCCGCCGAAGGAGTACAGCACCTTGATGTGCGGGTACTTCGCCTTCAGCTGGCGCAGCTGGTTGAAGTTGCCGCGCAGCGGCTGGTCCCAGGTGTCGGCCTGGCCGCTGACGGACTGGTCGGCGGTGTACGCCTTGTCGTAGGCGGCGTAGGTGTCGTCGACGGTGCACTGCCCGTTCTTGACGTTGCCGAAGGCGTAGTTGATGTGCGTGATCTTGGACGCGGAGCCCGACGTCACCAGGTTCTTGACGTGGTAGTTGCGGCCGTAGACGCCCCACTCGGTGAAGTAGCCGAGCTTGACCTTGTCGCCGGGGGGCGGGGGCTCGGTGGTGCCGCCGGTGGTGCGCACCGCGCGGGCGCCGCTGACCGGGCCGGTCTGGTCGGCGGTGTCCCGCGCCTGGACCGTGTACGAGTAGTCGGTGCCGGCGGTGAGGCCGGTGTCCGAGTACGAGGTGGAGGTCACGGTCGCGACCCTGGCGCCGTCGCGCAGGACGTCGTAGTTCTTGACGCCCTTGTCGTCGGTGGCCGCGCTCCAGGACAGCTTCACCGAGGTGTTGGTGATGTCCGAGGCGGTGGGGGTGCCGGGGGCGCTGGGCGGGTTGTCCCCGGGCTCGCTCGGGCCGCCGTCACAACTGCCGCCGTTGAGCTTGCAGTTGGAGGGCGAGCCGGAGCCCTTGCCGTTGAAGCCGAAGCTGACGGAGGCGCCGGGGGCGAGGGTGCCGTTCCAGGACTTGTTCTTGGCGGTCCAGTGGTTGCCGGAGGAGGTGACGTCGGCGTCCCAGGCGGAGGTGACCGAGGTGCCGGAGGGGAAGTCCCACTCGACGGTCCACGAGGAGAGCGTCGTGGTGCCGGTGTTCTTCACCGTCCACTTGCCCTCGAAGCCGGTGCCCCAGTCCTGGGGCTTGGAGTAGGTGGCGGTGGCGGAAGCCGCCGCCTCGGCGGGGCTCGCGAGGCCGACCAGGCCTGCCAGCGGGAGCAGCAGCGTCGCGAATCCTGCCACGGCTCTGTGTCTGAAGCGCATGTCGCGCCTCCTTGGGGAGTCCTGGGGCGTGACTGAGCCTCACGCCCACTCATGGTGCGGTGAGAATAGAAAGGTCTGGACCACAGGTCAATAGGTCTGGACCACTTGACGTTCGGCACCGGATGGGCATCCCCCGCCCGCGGTCTAGATACCCAACTCCTGGGCGAGTACGGCCGCTTGGACCCGGCTGCGCAGTTCCAGCTTCCCCAGCAGACGGCTGACGTGCGTCTTCGCCGTCGCCTCCGCCATGTCCAGCCGGTTCGCGATCTCGGCGTTGGACAGCCCCTCGCCGAGACACGACAGCACCTCGCGCTCGCGCCGGGTGAGAGAGTCCAGGACGGTCGGATCGGCCTCCCGGGCCGGCTTCGCGGCGAACTCGGCGATCAGACGCCGGGTGACGGCCGGCGCGATCAGGCCCTCGCCACCGGCCACCGTACGCACCGCCGTGATCAGATCCTTCGCCTCGGTGTTCTTCAGCAGGAACCCCGACGCCCCCGCGCGCAGCGCCCCGAAGACGTACTCGTCCAGGTCGAAGGTGGTCAGCACCAGTACGTCCGCGAGCCGCTCGGCGACCACCTGCCGGGTGGCCGACACCCCGTCCAGACGCGGCATCTGAATGTCCATCAGCACCAGGTCGGGGCGCAGCTCCCGGGCGAGCGCCACCGCCTGCTCGCCGTCCGCCGCCTCGCCGACGACCTCGATGTCGGGGGCGCTGCGCAGGATGAGGACGAGGCCGGCGCGGACCGCGGACTGGTCCTCGGCGACCAGGACACGGATCATGCGGAGTCTCCTTCGGCCAGCGGAAGCAGGGCGCGCACGGCCCAGATCTTGCCGTCCGCGGACCCCGGTTCATGGGCGGGGCCCGCCTCGAACGTCCCGCCCAGCAGCGCGGCCCGCTCCCGCATCCCGACCAGACCGGCGCCCGAACCGGGCGCGCGCGGCCCCTCCCGGTCACCGAAC containing:
- a CDS encoding glycoside hydrolase family 18 chitinase; this translates as MRFRHRAVAGFATLLLPLAGLVGLASPAEAAASATATYSKPQDWGTGFEGKWTVKNTGTTTLSSWTVEWDFPSGTSVTSAWDADVTSSGNHWTAKNKSWNGTLAPGASVSFGFNGKGSGSPSNCKLNGGSCDGGPSEPGDNPPSAPGTPTASDITNTSVKLSWSAATDDKGVKNYDVLRDGARVATVTSTSYSDTGLTAGTDYSYTVQARDTADQTGPVSGARAVRTTGGTTEPPPPGDKVKLGYFTEWGVYGRNYHVKNLVTSGSASKITHINYAFGNVKNGQCTVDDTYAAYDKAYTADQSVSGQADTWDQPLRGNFNQLRQLKAKYPHIKVLYSFGGWTYSGGFGQAAQNAAAFAKSCKAVVEDPRWADVFDGIDIDWEYPNACGLTCDTSGPAAFRTLMQALRAEFGSNYLVTAAITADGSNGGKIDAADYGGASQYLDWYNVMTYDYFGAFNAQGPTAPHSPLTSYAGIPQAGFNSADAIAKLKSKGVPSKKLLLGIGFYGRGWTGVTQAAPGGTATGAAPGTYEAGIEDYKILKNSCPANGTIAGTAYAHCGTNWWSYDTPSTIAGKMSWAKNQGLGGAFFWEFSGDTGNGELVSAINSGLQ
- a CDS encoding response regulator, with translation MIRVLVAEDQSAVRAGLVLILRSAPDIEVVGEAADGEQAVALARELRPDLVLMDIQMPRLDGVSATRQVVAERLADVLVLTTFDLDEYVFGALRAGASGFLLKNTEAKDLITAVRTVAGGEGLIAPAVTRRLIAEFAAKPAREADPTVLDSLTRREREVLSCLGEGLSNAEIANRLDMAEATAKTHVSRLLGKLELRSRVQAAVLAQELGI